In a single window of the Streptococcus ilei genome:
- the ftsH gene encoding ATP-dependent zinc metalloprotease FtsH, whose product MKNNKNNGFVRNPFLYLLIIVAAVTGFQYFFAGNSIGQSQQINYTELVKEIKSDNVKEISYQPNGSVIEISGTYNKAKTSKDDTGVQFFTPSPSKVTRFTSVILPSDLTVQELQNLASEHKADITIKRESSSGMWITILTSIVPFVIVMFFFFSMMNQGGGGGARGAMNFGRNKARATNKEDIKVRFSDVAGAEEEKQELVEVVEFLKDPKRFTKLGARIPAGVLLEGPPGTGKTLLAKAVAGEAGVPFFSISGSDFVEMFVGVGASRVRSLFEDAKKAAPAIIFIDEIDAVGRQRGVGLGGGNDEREQTLNQLLIEMDGFEGNEGIIVIAATNRSDVLDPALLRPGRFDRKVLVGRPDVKGREAILRVHAKNKPLAKDVDLKLVAQQTPGFVGADLENVLNEAALVAARRNKKVIDASDIDEAEDRVIAGPSKKDRTVSQKERELVAYHEAGHTIVGLVLSNARVVHKVTIVPRGRAGGYMIALPKEDQMLLSKEDMKEQLAGLMGGRVAEEIIFNVQTTGASNDFEQATQMARAMVTEYGMSEKLGPVQYEGNHAMFGAQTTQKFISEQTAYEIDEEVRSLLNEARNKAAEIIQNNRETHKLIAEALLKYETLDSVQIKSLYETGKMPEDTDLELEKESKPLSYEEIKSKMEENK is encoded by the coding sequence ATGAAAAATAACAAAAACAATGGTTTTGTTCGAAATCCTTTTCTATACTTATTGATTATAGTGGCTGCTGTTACAGGTTTTCAGTATTTCTTTGCTGGAAACAGTATTGGACAAAGTCAGCAAATCAATTATACAGAATTGGTAAAAGAGATCAAATCAGACAATGTCAAGGAAATTAGTTACCAGCCAAACGGTAGTGTCATTGAAATTTCCGGTACCTATAACAAAGCAAAAACCAGTAAGGATGATACAGGGGTTCAGTTTTTCACTCCAAGCCCAAGCAAGGTCACTCGCTTCACTAGTGTGATCTTACCGTCCGATTTGACGGTTCAAGAATTACAAAACTTAGCATCCGAACATAAGGCTGACATCACTATTAAACGGGAAAGCTCAAGTGGAATGTGGATTACCATTCTGACTTCAATCGTTCCCTTTGTGATTGTCATGTTCTTCTTCTTCTCCATGATGAACCAAGGTGGTGGCGGTGGTGCCCGTGGTGCCATGAACTTTGGTCGTAACAAAGCGCGTGCTACCAATAAGGAAGATATCAAGGTTCGTTTTTCAGATGTTGCCGGGGCTGAAGAAGAAAAACAAGAACTCGTTGAAGTGGTTGAATTCTTAAAAGATCCAAAACGCTTTACAAAATTGGGTGCCCGTATTCCAGCAGGAGTCCTTCTTGAAGGCCCTCCAGGGACTGGTAAGACCCTTCTAGCAAAAGCAGTAGCAGGTGAAGCTGGAGTACCTTTCTTTAGTATTTCAGGTTCTGACTTTGTTGAAATGTTTGTCGGTGTCGGTGCAAGCCGGGTTCGTTCTCTATTTGAAGATGCTAAAAAAGCAGCACCAGCCATTATCTTTATCGATGAGATTGATGCTGTGGGACGTCAACGGGGCGTTGGCCTTGGCGGAGGAAATGATGAACGTGAACAAACCCTCAACCAGCTCTTGATTGAGATGGATGGTTTTGAAGGAAACGAAGGCATCATCGTGATTGCAGCCACTAACCGTTCCGATGTTCTAGATCCAGCCCTTCTTCGTCCAGGTCGTTTCGACCGGAAGGTTTTAGTCGGTCGTCCGGATGTAAAAGGACGAGAGGCTATCTTGCGTGTCCATGCTAAAAATAAACCATTGGCCAAAGATGTTGACTTGAAACTGGTTGCCCAACAAACACCAGGATTTGTTGGAGCAGATCTTGAAAACGTCTTAAACGAAGCAGCTCTAGTAGCGGCTCGTCGCAATAAGAAGGTCATTGATGCATCTGATATTGATGAAGCAGAAGATCGTGTGATTGCTGGTCCTTCTAAGAAAGACCGAACAGTTTCTCAAAAGGAACGCGAATTGGTTGCTTACCACGAGGCAGGGCATACCATTGTCGGATTAGTCCTATCTAATGCTCGTGTTGTTCACAAGGTGACCATCGTTCCACGTGGACGTGCTGGTGGTTATATGATTGCTCTTCCAAAAGAAGACCAAATGCTTCTTTCTAAAGAAGATATGAAAGAACAATTGGCTGGATTGATGGGGGGACGTGTTGCAGAAGAAATTATCTTCAACGTTCAAACCACAGGGGCTTCCAATGACTTTGAGCAAGCGACCCAAATGGCGCGTGCTATGGTAACGGAATATGGAATGAGTGAAAAGCTTGGTCCAGTTCAATACGAAGGCAACCATGCTATGTTTGGAGCTCAAACGACTCAAAAATTCATTTCAGAGCAAACTGCATATGAAATTGATGAAGAAGTAAGAAGTCTCTTGAATGAAGCTCGCAATAAAGCAGCTGAAATCATCCAGAACAATCGTGAAACCCACAAGTTGATTGCAGAAGCCTTGTTGAAATACGAAACCTTGGATAGTGTTCAAATTAAGTCATTGTATGAAACAGGTAAAATGCCAGAAGATACTGATTTAGAATTAGAAAAAGAATCTAAACCATTATCTTATGAAGAAATTAAATCTAAAATGGAAGAAAATAAGTAA